The Manihot esculenta cultivar AM560-2 chromosome 8, M.esculenta_v8, whole genome shotgun sequence genomic interval CGTTCCTCAAGCCCAGCTACTTTCATGAGCAACATGCTTTATGCTTGTAGCATACTCTACAAGACACGGTTGCCACTTGTGTTGGCATTCAACAAGACAGATGTGGCTCAACACCAGTTTGCTTTGGAGGTATAAGCATTTATGTGTGTTAGATGGTTATTTGTGAATCTTTCATCTTGAGCTTGTTTACCGTCCTTGTGTTACTAAAATGTAAAGGATTagacattttcttttttctcggGCTTCAATATATTGTTTAAGTGATGTATCTACTTTTTACCCTTTCCTGTTAAGTTCTCTTTGATATTAGGAGGTTATGATATGCAATTTGTAAATGTTGCTTCAGGAGTTCAATTGAGGGTCAATGTCTTTTCATTTCTCATGGCACTCCAaaattttctcttcatttctcATAGCATTCTTAAATTTTCTTCttagtttttattatttgccaGTTTTTCTCTTAAACCTGCCTACCCAATTTTAGGTTCTGCTTTACTgtcaaagaagaaaaaatacTTCCTTTTTGAAACAACTATGAACTGTGCAGTGGATGGAAGATTTTGAAGCCTTCCAAGCGGCAGTCAGCACCGATCACTCATATACATCCACTTTAACAGCAAGCCTTTCTCTTGTGCTTGATGAATTTTACAAGAATTTGAAATCTGTTGGGGTCTCTGCTGTTTCTGGGGCTGGAATGGACGCATTCTTTAAGGCTATTGAAGCAAGCGTCCAGGAATATATGGAAACCTACAAGTATtccttaaattaaaaaatgccTTCCCTTTTTCTTGCAACTACTATGGTGTTGCTATTGCTTTAAGCTTGGCTAACTTGTGAACCTTTATTGTTTAGGGCTGAGCTTGATAAGAGGCGGGCAGAGAAGCAACGCCTGGAGGAGGAACGCCGGAGAGAGAACATGGAAAAGTTAAggaaagatatggagaaatctggGGGAGAAACTGTGGTCCTAAGCACTGGTTTGAAGGACAAACAAGTTACGGGAGATACTATGATGgatgaggaagaggaagaggaagatgaTGAGTTTGAGAGATTTAGTGAAGAGGAAGATGCTGTAGATGAGGATGAAGATGAAGAGGTTGCCAGGTTCTCCTTTTAGTGGAGCTGTTTTACAGGCATAAGTTTCTTGAAATTACATGATGATTAGGATTAGATGTTTAATTTACGCTAGATGGCGTGACTTATTGATGATGGAATTCTTCTTCCTTGATGTGAATATTCCATGTTTTGACTTATGTGCATGACTTTCAAATTTGTAGCTTGCCATTATTTACCTTATAATTGGACAATGAGCTAAGATGTGCGTAGTTATTTTACATGTACAGAATTTAAATTGTAGGGTCCTCTTGGCAGTCGGAGGAATGTTAACTGATATATTATTGTGTTTCGAAATGAAATTTGTGAATTTTCTATACTTTGGGCTTCCTGTTGGCAGCGAACATAGAAATGTTTCTTTACCTGCGGTGCACTCTCAGAAGTGTTCTGCTCATTTGCCCACCTGCAGTGAGTTGGGAAATTTAATATTGAGTttggaaatttaatatttagacTCTGAAGtatgtataaatttattagttggtctATCGATTGTAAAAAATACATAaggaatatgaaaaatatattaaaatatttgatattataaaaaataaaaaatttattaattatgtgaGTTTTAGCTATTaagtgttttaattttttagaagggaaaaatatattaattagtttattaattttataaaaatattttttagttaattttttatattgagaatattttagatttttatgtTGTATTtatggttaaaattaatgaaatgattaattaatagattttttaaaattttttttaaaattttaatatatttttcaaaataaaatactatctaatgaattttttttatattatataaattcaagtagtaattttttttttcttatgttTCCCTTTAGCCGTGATATAGCAGAGCTTTAATGGTGTCACTCAAGGTCCAAAGGACTGTTTTTAGTGCCTCTGACAAAGTATAGGTCAAAAGGTTAAATACTTTGGTTGAAAATTATCTATTGCTTAGAAATTTTTGAGAAAGTATATCTTTTGGGGAATTCACTTGATAAAGTATGTTTGATttgcaaaataattttttaaaatgtttatttctagttgtataactttttaaaaaatttgtttataagatttatacatataaaaataaattaataatttcattatatataatttgaagtataataagaataaattaattatttcattatacTCAATTAGGAAAGTATAACTTACCAAGAAGTATCATATCTAGATAAATTATTTCTCTTATATGTTATTTCTTTTATATAggagaaataaaattttcttcttcctcaagttattttaatagtaaaaattaaaaaaaaaaaatttctttcttgtataaatttttttattctgaaGTTATTTTAGTAATGAAAATTAAACAAGACTTTTCAAGTCCTATTTCGACTTATGTA includes:
- the LOC110621304 gene encoding GPN-loop GTPase QQT2; amino-acid sequence: MDIDPDLDKMNIKDANEGSSMQLDSKGTLEEKEEITKSMDKLNIHKAPSGQAGSSSLNFKRKPVVIIVVGMAGSGKTTFLHRLVCHTQASNVRGYVLNLDPAVMTLPFGANIDIRDTVRYKEVMKQFNLGPNGGILTSLNLFATKFDEVVSTIERRADQLDYVLVDTPGQIEIFTWSASGAIITEAFASTFPTIIAYVVDTPRSSSPATFMSNMLYACSILYKTRLPLVLAFNKTDVAQHQFALEWMEDFEAFQAAVSTDHSYTSTLTASLSLVLDEFYKNLKSVGVSAVSGAGMDAFFKAIEASVQEYMETYKAELDKRRAEKQRLEEERRRENMEKLRKDMEKSGGETVVLSTGLKDKQVTGDTMMDEEEEEEDDEFERFSEEEDAVDEDEDEEVARFSF